A single window of Ficedula albicollis isolate OC2 chromosome 8, FicAlb1.5, whole genome shotgun sequence DNA harbors:
- the PIF1 gene encoding ATP-dependent DNA helicase PIF1: GEEVLGAVRSGKSVFFTGSAGTGKSFLLKRIVGSLPPNITYATASTGVAACHIGGTTLHAFAGIGSGKAPLEQCIQLAERPGVRQHWLACQHLIIDEISMVDGKFFDKLEAVARAVRKRDEPFGGIQLIICGDFLQLPPVCKANEETKFCFQAKSWRKCIHINMELTEVRRQTDKTFVSLLSAIRLGRCTEEVTRLLMQTAAHRSERDGILATRLCTHKDDVEITNERRLQQLPGEVHVFEALDSDPMLVKLIDAQCPVGGRVELKLGAQVMLAKNLDVSQGLVNGARGVVVGFESEQKGLPKVRFLCGVTQLIKMEKWVIKGPSGVHLSRQQLPLKLAWAISIHKSQGMSLDCVEISLSRVFESGQAYVALSRARSLAGLRVLDFDPKVVRADPAVLQFYRQLRRHQLPTQGSLHTHSEVDEKEN; this comes from the exons ggggaggaggtgctgggcGCCGTGCGGAGCGGGAAGAGCGTCTTCTTCACCggctctgcag GGACTGGGAAGTCGTTCCTGCTGAAGAGGATCGTGGGCTCCCTCCCTCCGAACATCACCTACGCTACGGCCAGCACGGGCGTGGCGGCTTGTCACATCGGCGGCACTACTCTCCATGCCTTTGCAG GGATCGGCTCTGGGAAGGCACCGCTGGAGCAGTGCATTCAGCTGGCAGAGCGGCCAGGGGTGCGCCAGCATTGGCTGGCCTGCCAGCACTTAATTATTGATGAGATCTCAATGGTGGATGGCAAGTTCTTTGACAAGCTGGAGGCAGTGGCAAG GGCAGTCAGAAAACGGGATGAGCCTTTTGGAGGAATTCAGCTAATTATCTGTGGGGATTTCTTACAGCTACCCCCAGTCTGCAAGGCTAATGAAGAAACCAAGTTCTGCTTCCAG GcaaaaagctggagaaaatgCATCCACATAAACATGGAGCTGACTGAAGTGCGGAGACAGACTGACAAGACCTTTGTCTCACTCCTCAGTGCAATCCGTTTAGGCAG GTGCACAGAGGAGGTTACCAGACTGCTGATGCAGACGGCTGCTCACAGGTCTGAGCGTGATGGGATCCTGGCTACGCGGCTCTGCACCCATAAAGATGATGTAGAAATAACCAATGAGAGACGCTTGCAACAGCTGCCAG GAGAAGTGCATGTGTTTGAGGCTTTGGACAGTGACCCAATGCTAGTGAAGTTAATTGATGCTCAGTGTCCTGTGGGTGGTAGAGTTGAGCTAAAGCTCGGAGCTCAG gTGATGTTAGCAAAGAATCTGGATGTGTCTCAGGGGCTGGTGAATGGAGCACGAGGTGTTGTTGTAGGGTTTGAAAGTGAACAGAAGG GGCTGCCTAAGGTGAGGTTTCTCTGTGGGGTCACACAGctcataaaaatggaaaaatgggtCATCAAAGGACCATCAGGAGTTCATCTGAGTCGTCAGCAATTACCTTTAAAATTGGCATGGGCCATTTCCATTCACAAGAGTCAG GGCATGTCTTTGGACTGTGTGGAGATCTCCCTGTCTCGTGTCTTTGAGAGTGGGCAGGCTTACGTAGCCCTGTCCCGAGCCCGGAGCCTCGCAGGGCTCCGTGTTCTGGATTTTGACCCAAAAGTAGTGAGAGctgatcctgctgtgctgcagttctACAGACAGCTGAGACGTCATCAGCTTCCAACCCAG GGTTCACTACACACCCATTCAGAGGTTGATGAGAAGGAGAACTGA